One Micromonospora craniellae genomic region harbors:
- a CDS encoding roadblock/LC7 domain-containing protein — MSVITSTANARNPQLSVVLDGMARQMPDVAHVVAVSGDGLLLASTATLDGDRGDQLAAIVSGLVSLARGTADLLETGGVQFQMLMMHDGILVVQQVSDGSSLAALARADCDPAAVAYELAALAARIGEAVKPGPRTTG, encoded by the coding sequence ATGAGCGTCATCACCTCTACCGCGAATGCCCGCAATCCCCAGCTCTCGGTCGTGTTGGATGGCATGGCCCGGCAGATGCCCGACGTGGCGCACGTCGTGGCGGTGTCCGGTGACGGTCTGCTGCTGGCCAGCACCGCCACGTTGGACGGCGACCGGGGTGATCAGCTCGCGGCGATCGTGTCTGGTCTGGTCAGCCTGGCGCGCGGCACCGCCGACCTGTTGGAGACCGGTGGCGTGCAGTTCCAGATGCTGATGATGCACGACGGCATCTTGGTGGTGCAGCAGGTGTCGGACGGGTCATCGTTGGCGGCCCTGGCCCGTGCCGACTGCGATCCGGCCGCCGTGGCCTACGAGCTGGCGGCGTTGGCGGCGCGTATCGGTGAGGCGGTCAAGCCAGGCCCCCGCACGACCGGCTGA
- a CDS encoding GTP-binding protein, translated as MESEPRMLGQRPSVAKVLVAGGPGVGKTCFLRAACHGQAVLAGRPGSVWEIGFATLPGGITVALRTTPDQRRWWWMWNHLAVGARGAVVLVDTSRLAMSYPVLDYLDACRLPYLVAINRPLGGARNRHEIRDALRVTAQVPVLTCDATEPESVLAVLRHLVTPEPTDHPPQHRPLSLPGQRSKGPLIP; from the coding sequence ATGGAATCAGAGCCTCGCATGCTCGGCCAGCGCCCCTCGGTGGCCAAGGTGCTGGTGGCCGGAGGACCGGGGGTGGGCAAGACCTGCTTCCTACGGGCCGCCTGCCACGGCCAGGCGGTGCTGGCGGGTCGGCCCGGCAGCGTATGGGAGATCGGCTTCGCCACGCTGCCCGGCGGTATCACCGTCGCGCTGCGGACCACCCCCGACCAGCGGCGCTGGTGGTGGATGTGGAACCACCTCGCCGTCGGCGCGCGCGGGGCGGTGGTGCTGGTCGACACCAGCCGGTTGGCCATGTCGTACCCGGTCCTGGACTACCTCGACGCGTGTCGGCTGCCGTACCTGGTGGCGATCAACCGGCCGCTCGGCGGTGCCCGTAACCGCCACGAGATCCGCGACGCCCTGCGGGTCACCGCGCAGGTCCCGGTGCTGACCTGCGACGCCACAGAACCCGAATCCGTGCTGGCCGTGCTGCGTCACCTCGTCACGCCCGAGCCCACCGATCACCCGCCGCAACACCGACCTCTCTCCCTTCCCGGTCAACGTTCGAAAGGACCCCTCATCCCGTGA